The Desulfonatronum sp. SC1 genome window below encodes:
- the tal gene encoding transaldolase, whose amino-acid sequence MPNQLNQLKAHSIVVADTGDFASIKEYQPQDATTNPSLILKAAGMKEYGEMVDGVIARAEAGSTEAFLADAMDKLFVAFGVEILKIVPGRVSTEVDARLSFDVQGSVDKARRLIELYERAGVDRERVLIKLSSTWEGIVAAKVLAKEGIRCNMTLLFSFAQAVACAEAGVQLISPFVGRIMDWYKKHEGRDGYAPQDDPGVHSVTRIYNYYKKHGYPTEVMGASFRNAGEILELAGCDLLTISPDLLRELRDGQGTLERKLSPESAQSLGEEKLSLDEKAFRWMLNEDQMATEKLSDGIRLFAADAVKLERMILDKG is encoded by the coding sequence ATGCCCAACCAATTGAACCAACTCAAGGCCCATTCCATTGTTGTCGCGGACACGGGTGATTTTGCCAGCATCAAGGAGTATCAGCCCCAGGACGCCACCACCAACCCCAGCCTGATTCTCAAAGCCGCGGGCATGAAGGAATACGGGGAGATGGTGGACGGGGTCATAGCCCGGGCCGAGGCCGGATCCACGGAGGCGTTTCTGGCCGATGCCATGGACAAGCTGTTCGTGGCCTTTGGCGTGGAAATCCTGAAGATCGTGCCGGGGCGGGTTTCCACCGAGGTGGACGCCCGGTTGAGCTTCGACGTGCAGGGCTCGGTGGACAAGGCCAGGCGTCTGATAGAGCTGTACGAGCGGGCCGGAGTGGATCGGGAGCGGGTGCTGATCAAGCTGTCCAGCACCTGGGAGGGGATCGTCGCCGCCAAAGTCCTGGCCAAGGAGGGCATCCGCTGCAACATGACCCTGCTGTTTTCCTTCGCCCAGGCCGTGGCCTGCGCCGAGGCCGGGGTGCAGCTGATTTCCCCTTTCGTGGGCCGGATCATGGACTGGTACAAGAAGCACGAGGGCCGGGACGGATACGCCCCTCAGGACGATCCCGGCGTGCACTCCGTGACGCGGATCTACAACTACTACAAAAAACACGGCTATCCCACCGAGGTCATGGGGGCCAGTTTCCGCAACGCCGGAGAAATACTGGAGTTGGCCGGCTGCGACCTCTTGACCATCAGCCCGGACTTGCTTCGGGAGTTGCGTGACGGCCAAGGCACGCTGGAGCGCAAGCTGAGTCCCGAATCGGCGCAAAGCCTCGGGGAAGAGAAGCTGTCCCTGGATGAAAAGGCCTTCCGCTGGATGCTCAATGAGGATCAGATGGCCACGGAAAAACTCTCCGACGGCATCCGTCTGTTCGCGGCGGACGCGGTCAAGCTGGAGCGGATGATCCTGGACAAGGGCTGA
- the era gene encoding GTPase Era has protein sequence MSHQDPSVPHDLTKTNQAHDEDTFRTGWTALLGPPNSGKSTLLNAMLGQKVSIVSPKPQTTRNQVTGILTRKDLQVVFLDTPGLHRLRGKMNSFLLKAAWQALARADMAVIVLDGALYTNRPHLFSEELQPLHGSRVRLPQPLLVAVNKIDRVKDRKRLLPLMEQVAGTWPEAEIIPLSAATGDNVEALIAGIAKSLPPGPPLFPEDQLSTVPLRFMASEIIREKLFLNLHEELPYRTAVDIENWDDTSKPGLTRIHAVIFVERDSHKAMVIGKQGRNLKQIGQNARLELEELLGTKVYLELWIKIRSRWSEDERFLLSLGFGAAPDGEIMEGFGG, from the coding sequence ATGTCCCATCAAGACCCCTCCGTCCCCCATGACCTGACCAAAACAAACCAAGCGCACGACGAGGATACCTTTCGGACCGGGTGGACGGCCCTGCTCGGACCCCCCAACTCCGGCAAATCCACTCTGCTCAACGCCATGCTGGGTCAGAAAGTGAGCATCGTCAGCCCCAAACCCCAGACAACCCGCAACCAGGTCACCGGGATTCTGACCAGGAAAGATTTGCAGGTCGTGTTTCTGGACACCCCCGGCCTGCACCGCCTGCGGGGCAAGATGAACTCCTTTCTGCTCAAGGCCGCCTGGCAGGCCCTGGCCCGGGCGGACATGGCCGTGATCGTCCTGGATGGAGCGCTGTACACGAACCGACCGCACCTCTTTTCCGAGGAACTCCAACCATTGCACGGTTCACGGGTTCGCCTGCCTCAGCCGCTGCTGGTCGCGGTGAACAAGATCGACAGGGTCAAGGATCGCAAGCGACTGTTGCCCCTGATGGAGCAGGTCGCCGGGACGTGGCCGGAAGCCGAGATCATCCCCCTGTCCGCGGCCACCGGGGACAACGTGGAGGCCCTGATCGCCGGCATCGCCAAGTCCCTGCCCCCGGGCCCGCCGTTGTTTCCCGAGGACCAGCTTTCCACCGTGCCCTTGCGGTTCATGGCCTCGGAAATCATCCGGGAAAAGCTCTTTCTGAATCTGCACGAAGAACTGCCCTACCGGACCGCCGTGGACATCGAAAACTGGGACGACACCAGCAAACCCGGCCTGACCCGCATCCACGCCGTGATCTTCGTGGAGCGGGACAGTCACAAGGCCATGGTCATCGGCAAGCAGGGCCGCAACCTGAAGCAGATCGGGCAAAACGCCCGGCTGGAACTGGAAGAATTGCTGGGAACCAAAGTCTATCTGGAACTCTGGATCAAAATCCGGTCCAGATGGAGCGAGGACGAACGCTTCCTCCTCTCCCTGGGCTTCGGCGCGGCCCCGGATGGAGAGATCATGGAAGGCTTTGGAGGGTAG
- a CDS encoding biotin--protein ligase, translating to MACFASAVLVLHQLMDALNTRHFPRPTGSGSGSICLLWDESHLWAILLWRCLAAWGVPLRLARASEIAAGLLRDQPPAALFVPGGWARFKAEALGSDGRKAVGDYLRSGGVYVGLCGGAGLALPDNHGLAVCPLCRKPMAQRLPNFSGSVACAPQQCHPLVPQDIPALIDLPVWWPSQFAIPKDAAPGGAAAKAATKATAGIDVLAAYVRPGPDFWVSDLALEQVAAPERSAWERLYGINLDPELLRGEPCIVTGLAGTGRYILSYAHLETPRAPAANSWLGHMLSFLLGQPPGLFGNRTAPAWNLGETPIVWDDPCLARIAAHLEAIIALGMRHFLLFWRHPWLLGWRRGIPGFVLTTLYAQVQTIRSLPPHAETEALWARHAADMEVLVHEFRRKMEAYLIAERLVMQRTPSSPEGSACDQVQKQRRELIGRFPGYGGLFGRIVRQLDELVWRQAVTATPTP from the coding sequence ATGGCTTGTTTCGCGTCGGCGGTCCTGGTACTCCACCAGCTCATGGACGCTTTGAACACAAGGCACTTTCCGCGCCCCACGGGCTCAGGCTCGGGCTCCATCTGTCTCTTATGGGACGAGTCGCATCTTTGGGCGATCCTGCTCTGGAGGTGCCTGGCCGCCTGGGGCGTTCCCTTGCGCTTGGCCAGGGCCTCGGAAATCGCGGCGGGCCTGCTGCGCGACCAGCCTCCGGCGGCGCTGTTCGTACCCGGAGGATGGGCCAGATTCAAGGCCGAGGCCTTGGGGTCGGACGGGCGCAAGGCCGTGGGCGACTATCTGCGTTCCGGTGGCGTCTACGTCGGCTTGTGCGGTGGCGCGGGCCTGGCCTTGCCTGACAACCACGGGCTGGCAGTATGTCCCTTATGCCGCAAACCCATGGCCCAGCGTCTGCCCAACTTTAGCGGCTCGGTGGCTTGCGCGCCTCAACAATGCCACCCGCTGGTTCCGCAAGACATCCCCGCCCTGATCGACCTTCCGGTCTGGTGGCCTTCCCAGTTCGCCATCCCAAAGGACGCGGCCCCCGGAGGCGCCGCCGCAAAAGCCGCCACAAAAGCAACCGCGGGCATCGACGTTCTGGCCGCATATGTCCGCCCCGGACCGGACTTCTGGGTCTCCGACCTGGCCCTGGAGCAGGTGGCGGCCCCCGAGCGCTCCGCCTGGGAACGGCTCTACGGGATCAACCTGGATCCGGAACTGCTGCGCGGCGAACCGTGCATCGTCACGGGGCTGGCGGGAACGGGCCGCTATATCCTGAGCTATGCCCACCTGGAAACCCCCCGCGCTCCGGCGGCCAATTCCTGGCTGGGCCATATGCTTTCTTTCCTTTTGGGGCAACCCCCGGGTCTTTTCGGAAATCGGACCGCTCCGGCCTGGAACCTCGGCGAAACGCCCATCGTCTGGGATGATCCATGCCTGGCCCGCATCGCCGCTCACCTGGAGGCGATCATCGCCCTGGGCATGCGGCATTTTCTCCTGTTCTGGCGGCACCCCTGGCTTTTGGGCTGGCGGCGTGGCATCCCCGGCTTCGTGCTGACCACCCTCTACGCCCAGGTTCAAACCATTCGCTCCCTGCCGCCCCATGCCGAAACCGAGGCCCTTTGGGCGCGTCACGCCGCTGACATGGAAGTCCTGGTCCACGAGTTTCGCCGGAAAATGGAAGCCTACCTCATCGCCGAACGCCTGGTCATGCAGCGTACGCCTTCCTCCCCGGAAGGCAGCGCCTGCGACCAGGTCCAGAAACAACGCCGGGAGCTGATCGGCCGCTTTCCCGGATACGGCGGCCTGTTCGGCCGCATCGTCCGCCAACTGGATGAGCTGGTCTGGAGGCAGGCCGTCACCGCGACGCCGACCCCATGA
- a CDS encoding valine--tRNA ligase: protein MTETKLPKGYEPRDVEARWLEYWEEQGTFTAPAQTDRPTYSMVIPPPNVTGSLHMGHALNLTLQDILARFHRQQGRDVLWVPGTDHAGIATQNVVEKSLAAQGKSREELGREAFVERVWAWKEEYGGKILNQVRRLGASVDWTRLRFTMDDGLSKAVREVFVRLYEEGLIYKGDYIINWCPRCHTALADLEVEHAQADGRLHAIRYPLADGSGGLTVMTTRPETMLGDTAVAVHPEDERFVHLVGKEVILPLVGRKLPIIADAYVDREFGTGCLKVTPAHDMNDFELGRRHDLAVVKVIDDHGRMSAEAGTEYAGLDRMECRKRIVADLEEKGFLVRVEDHPHSVGHCYRCRTVIEPAVSKQWFVAVGPLATKARKAVEDGRTAIHPRQWERTYFDWLDNIRDWCISRQIWWGHRIPAWTCQSCGEMIVSREDPKSCPKCPGKLVQESDVLDTWFSSALWPFSTLGWPDETPELKSYYPTSVLVTGFDILFFWVARMMMMGLHFRDEVPFQHVYIHALVRDSDGQKMSKSKGNVIDPLTMVDQYGTDALRMTLTAMAAMGRDIKLSEDRIQGYRFFVNKLWNAARFALINLPQDGAGDALPASAELDLRHRWILTRLEQVKQENAAAITEYRFNDAAMGLYQFIWHELCDWYLEMIKPDLPGAVQAEKGEAQDQEKAESQATAQVCLQTVLSEVLLLLHPIMPFVTQEIWDSLPARGTKTNLAAQLYPPARPEQLDEQASRDMGLIQEIVVSVRNIRSELSIGPSQKLDVLVRCRETALAEVLLMNRETIIHLARLEGFQVEPDLNPPRASASAVVQGVEVFVPLAGAVDFQSELARLDKELNKAAKELDIVTRKVNNDDFLAKAPAEVVEKERAKARDIAEKQSKLLALRERLQGLIE from the coding sequence ATGACCGAAACCAAATTGCCCAAGGGATACGAACCCCGTGACGTGGAAGCCAGATGGCTGGAGTACTGGGAGGAGCAGGGTACGTTCACCGCTCCGGCCCAGACGGATCGACCAACCTATTCCATGGTTATCCCGCCGCCCAATGTCACGGGCTCTCTGCACATGGGTCACGCCCTGAATCTGACCCTCCAGGACATCCTGGCCCGGTTTCATCGCCAGCAGGGCCGCGACGTGCTCTGGGTGCCGGGTACCGACCACGCGGGTATCGCCACCCAGAACGTGGTGGAGAAGTCCCTGGCCGCCCAGGGCAAAAGCCGGGAGGAACTGGGCCGGGAAGCCTTCGTGGAGCGGGTCTGGGCCTGGAAGGAGGAGTACGGCGGCAAGATTTTGAACCAGGTACGTCGTCTGGGGGCTTCGGTGGACTGGACCCGGCTGCGCTTCACCATGGACGACGGGTTGTCCAAGGCCGTGCGGGAGGTATTCGTCCGGCTGTACGAGGAAGGGCTGATCTACAAGGGCGACTACATCATCAACTGGTGCCCCCGGTGCCATACGGCCCTGGCCGACCTGGAGGTGGAACACGCCCAGGCCGACGGTCGGCTGCATGCCATTCGTTACCCGTTGGCCGACGGCTCCGGGGGCCTGACGGTGATGACCACCCGGCCGGAAACCATGCTCGGCGACACCGCGGTGGCCGTGCATCCCGAGGACGAGCGTTTCGTGCACCTGGTGGGCAAGGAGGTCATCCTGCCCCTGGTGGGCCGCAAGCTGCCGATCATCGCCGACGCCTACGTGGACCGGGAGTTCGGCACGGGCTGCCTGAAGGTCACTCCGGCCCACGACATGAACGATTTTGAACTGGGCCGACGCCACGATCTGGCCGTTGTCAAGGTCATCGACGATCACGGCCGGATGAGCGCCGAGGCCGGGACGGAATACGCCGGCCTGGACCGCATGGAGTGCCGCAAGCGCATCGTCGCGGACCTGGAGGAAAAAGGGTTTCTGGTTCGCGTGGAAGACCACCCGCACAGCGTGGGGCATTGCTACCGTTGCCGGACAGTGATCGAGCCCGCGGTCTCCAAACAGTGGTTCGTGGCCGTAGGGCCTTTGGCCACCAAGGCCCGCAAGGCCGTGGAGGACGGGCGGACGGCGATTCATCCCCGGCAGTGGGAGCGGACCTATTTCGACTGGCTGGACAACATCCGGGACTGGTGCATTTCCCGTCAGATATGGTGGGGCCATCGTATCCCGGCCTGGACTTGTCAGTCTTGCGGCGAGATGATCGTCTCCCGTGAAGACCCAAAAAGCTGTCCCAAATGTCCGGGCAAGCTTGTCCAGGAAAGCGACGTGTTGGATACGTGGTTCTCCTCGGCTCTCTGGCCCTTCTCCACCCTGGGCTGGCCGGACGAGACCCCGGAACTGAAGAGCTACTACCCCACCTCAGTGCTGGTCACCGGGTTCGACATCCTTTTTTTCTGGGTGGCCCGGATGATGATGATGGGCCTGCACTTCCGGGACGAGGTACCCTTTCAGCACGTCTACATCCATGCCCTGGTCCGGGACAGCGACGGCCAGAAGATGAGCAAGTCCAAGGGCAACGTGATCGACCCCCTGACCATGGTCGATCAGTACGGCACCGACGCCCTGCGGATGACCCTGACGGCCATGGCGGCCATGGGCAGGGACATCAAGCTGTCCGAGGACCGGATTCAGGGCTACCGGTTTTTCGTGAACAAACTCTGGAACGCGGCCCGTTTCGCCCTGATCAACCTGCCGCAAGACGGAGCTGGAGATGCGCTTCCCGCTTCAGCGGAACTGGACTTGCGCCATCGCTGGATTCTGACTCGCCTGGAGCAGGTCAAGCAGGAAAACGCCGCGGCCATCACCGAGTACCGGTTCAACGACGCGGCCATGGGGCTGTACCAGTTCATCTGGCATGAACTCTGCGACTGGTATTTGGAAATGATCAAACCGGACCTGCCCGGGGCCGTCCAGGCTGAAAAGGGCGAAGCCCAGGACCAGGAGAAAGCCGAGTCCCAGGCCACGGCTCAGGTTTGCCTGCAAACCGTGCTTTCCGAAGTGCTGCTCCTGCTCCACCCCATCATGCCCTTCGTGACCCAGGAAATCTGGGACTCCCTGCCTGCTCGCGGCACGAAAACCAATCTGGCCGCTCAACTCTATCCTCCTGCCAGGCCCGAACAGTTGGACGAGCAGGCCTCGCGGGACATGGGGCTGATCCAGGAGATCGTGGTCAGCGTACGCAACATCCGGTCTGAACTCAGCATCGGGCCGTCCCAGAAACTGGACGTGCTGGTGCGCTGCCGGGAAACCGCCCTGGCCGAAGTGCTCTTGATGAACCGGGAGACCATCATTCACCTGGCCCGACTTGAGGGGTTCCAGGTCGAACCGGATCTGAACCCGCCCAGGGCATCGGCTTCCGCCGTGGTTCAGGGGGTGGAAGTGTTCGTGCCCCTGGCCGGGGCCGTGGACTTCCAGTCCGAACTGGCTCGCCTGGATAAGGAATTGAACAAGGCGGCCAAGGAACTGGACATCGTCACCCGCAAAGTGAACAATGATGATTTTCTGGCCAAGGCCCCGGCCGAAGTGGTGGAAAAAGAACGGGCCAAGGCCAGGGACATCGCTGAAAAACAATCCAAACTGCTGGCCCTGCGCGAACGGTTGCAGGGGCTGATAGAGTAG
- the cobA gene encoding uroporphyrinogen-III C-methyltransferase, with translation MSKVYLLGAGPGDPELITLKAKRLLESADTVVYDYLANPRFLAWCRPDAEIYYVGKKGGDHTLPQDKINDLLVERAKAGKVVARLKGGDPYVFGRGAEEVEELLEHGIDFEVVPGVTSAVAAPAYAGIPLTHRRFASSVSFITGHEDPTKAESAHDWEALARSTSTLVFFMGVKNLPEISANLIKAGLPGSTPAALIRWGTTCRQRSLISTLADIAEESQKQGFKPPSLLVVGEVVSLHDKLNWFERRPLLCKGVVVTRSREQASDVVASLESLGACCYEFPTIAVKPMDDLTPIQEAATRLGEFDWVVFTSVNGVRMFWEALEGRGLDARAFAGTQVAAIGPATAEGLAGRGIRADFVPEKYVAEDIVQGLLARDVVGKRVLIPRAEQAREVLPEELLRAGAQVEVLPVYRTLPVAKGAEEVTTALENGEIQYITFTSSSTVTNFFTAIRPELIQKHRAALKLVCIGPVTERTLQNHGFQGDIQPEDYTIPAMVQAILDHGGQGRHGDAGA, from the coding sequence ATGTCCAAAGTCTACCTGCTGGGCGCCGGACCCGGCGATCCGGAGTTGATCACGCTCAAGGCCAAACGGTTGTTGGAGAGCGCGGATACGGTGGTTTATGACTATCTGGCCAACCCGCGATTTCTGGCCTGGTGCCGACCGGACGCCGAGATTTATTACGTTGGCAAGAAAGGCGGCGACCATACCCTGCCCCAGGACAAGATCAACGATCTGCTGGTGGAGCGGGCCAAGGCGGGGAAGGTCGTGGCCCGGCTCAAGGGGGGTGATCCCTATGTCTTCGGGCGAGGGGCGGAGGAGGTCGAGGAGCTTTTGGAGCACGGCATCGATTTCGAGGTGGTCCCCGGAGTGACCTCGGCCGTGGCCGCCCCGGCCTATGCCGGAATTCCCCTGACCCATCGCCGTTTCGCCTCATCGGTGTCTTTCATCACCGGCCACGAGGACCCGACCAAGGCCGAGAGCGCCCATGACTGGGAGGCTTTGGCCCGAAGCACCAGCACCCTGGTTTTTTTCATGGGCGTGAAGAACCTGCCCGAGATTTCGGCCAACCTGATCAAGGCCGGACTGCCCGGAAGCACCCCGGCGGCCCTGATCCGCTGGGGGACCACGTGCAGGCAACGGTCATTGATCTCCACATTGGCCGACATCGCCGAGGAGTCCCAAAAACAAGGGTTCAAGCCTCCGTCTTTGCTGGTGGTGGGCGAAGTGGTTTCCCTGCACGACAAGCTGAACTGGTTTGAGCGGCGGCCGTTGTTGTGCAAGGGGGTGGTGGTCACCCGCTCCCGGGAGCAGGCCAGCGACGTGGTGGCCTCCCTGGAAAGTCTGGGGGCCTGTTGTTACGAGTTTCCGACCATTGCCGTGAAGCCCATGGATGATCTTACGCCCATTCAGGAAGCCGCCACGCGCCTGGGCGAGTTTGACTGGGTGGTCTTCACCTCGGTCAACGGCGTGCGCATGTTCTGGGAAGCGCTGGAGGGGCGGGGGCTCGACGCCCGGGCCTTTGCCGGAACCCAGGTTGCGGCCATCGGCCCGGCTACTGCCGAGGGGCTGGCTGGGCGCGGCATCCGGGCTGACTTCGTTCCGGAAAAATACGTGGCCGAGGACATCGTCCAGGGGCTGTTGGCCAGGGACGTTGTCGGCAAGCGGGTGCTGATTCCCAGGGCCGAGCAGGCCCGTGAAGTCCTGCCCGAGGAATTGCTCCGGGCCGGGGCCCAGGTGGAGGTGCTGCCGGTGTACCGGACCCTGCCGGTGGCCAAGGGCGCGGAGGAAGTGACGACCGCCCTGGAAAACGGGGAGATTCAGTACATTACGTTCACCAGCTCCTCTACCGTGACCAACTTTTTCACGGCCATCCGCCCGGAGCTGATTCAAAAGCACCGCGCCGCGTTGAAGCTGGTCTGCATCGGACCGGTCACCGAACGGACATTGCAAAATCATGGCTTTCAGGGTGACATTCAGCCCGAGGACTATACCATCCCGGCCATGGTTCAGGCTATCCTGGACCACGGGGGCCAGGGTCGACACGGGGACGCGGGGGCATGA
- the purN gene encoding phosphoribosylglycinamide formyltransferase, with translation MTLPIGVLISGGGSNLQALIDRMEAGVLDVTIQTVISNIPGVKGLDRAAKHGIFSQTLSHRDCPDRESYDRVLVRALRDAGAQAVVLAGFMRLVGPELLAAFPGRVLNIHPALLPSFPGLHAQNQAAEHGVRLAGCTVHFVDEEVDHGPIIIQAAVPALPGEGAEMLGNRILTLEHRVFPQAVQWLAEGRLDVQGRQVVVRPGERPLATRNDLPPCLIFPPLEDGF, from the coding sequence ATGACCCTGCCCATTGGTGTGCTTATTTCCGGAGGCGGGTCCAATTTGCAGGCCCTGATCGACCGGATGGAAGCCGGAGTGCTGGATGTGACCATTCAGACCGTGATTTCCAACATTCCCGGGGTCAAGGGGTTGGATCGGGCTGCGAAGCATGGCATTTTCTCTCAGACTCTGTCCCATCGGGACTGCCCGGACCGGGAGTCCTATGATCGGGTATTAGTCCGCGCCCTGCGCGACGCTGGTGCCCAGGCCGTGGTCCTGGCCGGATTCATGCGGCTTGTGGGGCCGGAACTCCTGGCCGCCTTTCCCGGGCGGGTGCTGAACATCCATCCGGCCCTGCTCCCGTCTTTTCCCGGACTGCACGCCCAGAACCAGGCCGCGGAGCACGGGGTCCGTTTGGCTGGATGCACGGTGCATTTCGTTGACGAAGAGGTGGACCACGGTCCGATCATCATCCAGGCCGCGGTCCCGGCTCTGCCTGGCGAGGGAGCTGAAATGCTGGGCAATCGCATCCTGACTCTGGAGCACCGCGTTTTTCCCCAGGCCGTGCAGTGGCTGGCTGAAGGCAGGTTGGACGTCCAGGGCCGACAGGTGGTGGTCCGTCCAGGAGAGCGACCCCTGGCCACCAGGAACGACCTGCCGCCATGCCTGATTTTTCCGCCGTTGGAAGACGGGTTTTAG
- the amrA gene encoding AmmeMemoRadiSam system protein A has translation MSDFHFELSQAERDYLRELARLSIASRFDANVMLPKPVSEKLEQPFGAFVTLKKQGHLRGCIGHIVGDQPIRKTIIRMAKAAAFNDPRFPPVNKEELTDLTVEISILSPLVPCVAEDVVPGRHGLLVRRGPHSGLLLPQVATEYGWDRETFLSQTCRKAGLPANAWQQQGTEIFCFEAVIF, from the coding sequence ATGAGCGATTTTCACTTCGAGTTATCCCAGGCGGAGCGGGATTATCTGCGGGAACTGGCCCGATTGAGCATTGCTTCCCGGTTTGACGCGAACGTGATGTTGCCGAAGCCGGTTTCGGAAAAGCTGGAACAGCCGTTCGGCGCGTTCGTAACCCTGAAGAAGCAAGGCCATTTGCGCGGGTGCATCGGGCATATCGTCGGCGACCAGCCGATTCGAAAAACCATCATCCGGATGGCCAAGGCCGCGGCGTTCAATGATCCCAGGTTTCCCCCGGTGAACAAGGAGGAACTGACCGATCTGACGGTGGAGATTTCAATCCTCAGCCCGCTGGTCCCTTGCGTCGCCGAGGATGTCGTTCCGGGCCGACACGGACTGCTGGTGCGTCGCGGCCCGCATTCCGGCCTGCTTTTGCCTCAGGTGGCCACGGAATACGGCTGGGACCGGGAGACGTTTCTGTCCCAGACCTGCCGCAAGGCCGGGCTCCCCGCCAATGCTTGGCAGCAGCAGGGCACGGAGATATTTTGCTTTGAGGCGGTTATTTTTTAA